One Williamwhitmania sp. DNA window includes the following coding sequences:
- a CDS encoding HAD family phosphatase — protein sequence MALKGFIFDFNGTLLWDTVLHNRAWDIFLEKHGFMLSDEEKSHVIHGKMNKDILEAIFEKPLPMEEIALLADEKEAIYRDICSDSGIGLAAGAECLLNSLKNKGVRCAIATASPEVNVSYYIEKFNLYRWFQPSAIVFDNGTFRSKPSPDLFLEAARRLKLTPIDCAIAEDSRAGIEAARAAGAGKIFHVDSLTLDNPIVAVDSISSFKQVDLGLF from the coding sequence ATGGCCTTAAAAGGATTTATTTTCGACTTCAACGGAACGCTGCTGTGGGACACCGTCCTGCACAATAGGGCATGGGACATTTTTCTGGAAAAGCATGGCTTTATGCTATCGGACGAGGAGAAGAGCCACGTGATTCACGGCAAGATGAACAAGGACATCCTAGAGGCAATATTCGAAAAGCCACTTCCGATGGAAGAGATAGCCTTGCTGGCAGACGAGAAGGAGGCCATTTACCGTGATATCTGTTCCGATTCAGGAATTGGGCTTGCTGCCGGTGCCGAGTGTCTGCTCAACAGTCTTAAAAATAAAGGTGTGAGGTGCGCCATTGCCACTGCATCTCCCGAAGTGAACGTGAGCTATTACATCGAAAAGTTTAACCTTTACCGCTGGTTCCAACCCAGTGCTATTGTATTCGACAACGGGACCTTCCGTAGCAAGCCCAGCCCTGACCTATTCCTTGAGGCAGCACGCCGGCTGAAACTCACTCCTATTGACTGCGCCATAGCCGAGGATTCCCGCGCAGGCATTGAAGCAGCAAGGGCTGCAGGTGCAGGAAAAATTTTCCACGTTGACTCACTTACTCTTGACAACCCTATAGTGGCAGTTGATTCAATCTCCTCGTTTAAGCAGGTTGATCTTGGCCTATTCTAA